One genomic region from Siniperca chuatsi isolate FFG_IHB_CAS linkage group LG18, ASM2008510v1, whole genome shotgun sequence encodes:
- the scarb2b gene encoding lysosome membrane protein 2 isoform X1, with protein sequence MTRRPCAMYAVGITCAVLLVVGIGLVVAQVFRTLIHNRLKKEIVLVEGSRVFESWKTPPPPVYMEFFFFNVTNVKEFLEGAKPEVKQVGPYTYREYRYKDNVSMLENNTKVSAYNTKSFVFLREKSVGDPAVDNITTVNIPAWAVMTKVKGSFWKSSMVSIWMNSFGSGLFTTRTVDELLWGYEDPLLARVASSNPEVETVFGLMYKKNGSNDGEFVYHTGEQNYMDYGRVETWKGQSQLTFWTSNQSNSINGSDGSAFHPLLNKNERIYIFTPDLCRSIYMEFEKDVAVKGIPAYRFTPPRSVLASKEENPANEGFCVRPEECLGTGLLKVSPCRRGAPVVASFPHFYLADSKYVAAIEGLSPQRKHHQTFLDLNPTTGVIVRANKRAQVNVLLSRIPGFPKTRGLNDTIFPVMFLNESVVIDDASAARVHKLLLIVTVVSNFPLIIVGLGGIMLLVLIILLVQARKQKNEVKHIVFTKALYATSTEEDTSYSPVSDKEKEDPQNGTYIGLTPKVDPQA encoded by the exons GAGATTGTTTTGGTAGAGGGAAGCCGTGTGTTTGAGTCATGGAAAACCCCTCCCCCTCCTGTCTACATGgagtttttcttcttcaatGTGACCAATGTGAAAGAGTTCTTAGAAGGAGCCAAGCCAGAGGTCAAGCAGGTTGGACCCTACACATACAG GGAGTACAGGTATAAGGACAATGTGAGCATGTTGGAAAATAATACGAAGGTGTCTGCATACAACACCAAAAGCTTTGTGTTCCTGAGAGAGAAGTCTGTGGGTGACCCAGCTGTGGATAACATCACCACTGTCAACATCCCTGCTTGG GCTGTAATGACCAAGGTGAAAGGGAGTTTCTGGAAGTCGTCCATGGTATCCATCTGGATGAACTCTTTTGGTAGTGGTCTCTTCACTACTCGCACTGTGGATGAATTGCTGTGGGGATATGAAGATCCCTTGCTGGCCCGTGTCGCTTCCTCCAATCCTGAGGTGGAAACGGTCTTTGGCCTCATGTACAAG AAAAATGGAAGTAACGATGGAGAATTTGTCTACCACACTGGGGAGCAGAACTATATGGATTATGGCCGCGTCGAAACATGGAAAGGCCAAAG CCAGCTGACCTTCTGGACATCTAACCAAAGCAACAGCATCAATGGATCAGATGGAAGTGCTTTCCATCCTCTGCTGAACAAGAATGAACGCATTTACATCTTCACTCCAGACCTCTGCAG GTCGATCTACATGGAGTTTGAGAAAGATGTAGCGGTGAAAGGAATCCCAGCCTACCGTTTCACACCACCACGCTCTGTTTTAGCCAGCAAAGAGGAGAACCCGGCGAATGAGGGTTTCTGTGTCCGCCCAGAAGAGTGCCTGGGAACTGGCCTTCTTAAAGTCAGTCCCTGTCGGAGAG GTGCCCCAGTGGTCGCCTCCTTTCCTCATTTCTACCTGGCAGATTCTAAATATGTGGCTGCCATTGAAGGATTGTCCCCTCAAAGAAAGCATCACCAAACATTCCTAGACCTTAACCCG ACCACTGGAGTGATTGTACGTGCAAACAAGAGAGCACAGGTAAACGTCTTGCTCAGCAGAATTCCTGGATTCCC GAAAACTAGAGGGCTGAATGACACAATCTTTCCCGTTATGTTCCTTAATGAG AGTGTGGTGATTGATGATGCATCTGCAGCAAGAGTACACAAGCTGCTGCTGATTGTCACTGTAGTGTCTAACTTCCCGCTTATTATTGTGGGACTGGGTGGCATTATGCTCTTAGTCCTCATCATCCTTCTGGTCCAGGCCCGCAAACAGAAG AATGAAGTTAAGCACATTGTGTTTACCAAGGCTCTCTATGCT ACCTCCACTGAAGAGGACACTTCTTACTCTCCAGTCAGTGACAAGGAAAAGGAAGACCCTCAAAATGGAACCTATATTGGTTTGACACCTAAAGTTGACCCACAAGCTTGA
- the scarb2b gene encoding lysosome membrane protein 2 isoform X2 — MTRRPCAMYAVGITCAVLLVVGIGLVVAQVFRTLIHNRLKKEIVLVEGSRVFESWKTPPPPVYMEFFFFNVTNVKEFLEGAKPEVKQVGPYTYREYRYKDNVSMLENNTKVSAYNTKSFVFLREKSVGDPAVDNITTVNIPAWAVMTKVKGSFWKSSMVSIWMNSFGSGLFTTRTVDELLWGYEDPLLARVASSNPEVETVFGLMYKKNGSNDGEFVYHTGEQNYMDYGRVETWKGQSQLTFWTSNQSNSINGSDGSAFHPLLNKNERIYIFTPDLCRSIYMEFEKDVAVKGIPAYRFTPPRSVLASKEENPANEGFCVRPEECLGTGLLKVSPCRRGAPVVASFPHFYLADSKYVAAIEGLSPQRKHHQTFLDLNPTTGVIVRANKRAQVNVLLSRIPGFPKTRGLNDTIFPVMFLNESVVIDDASAARVHKLLLIVTVVSNFPLIIVGLGGIMLLVLIILLVQARKQKTSTEEDTSYSPVSDKEKEDPQNGTYIGLTPKVDPQA, encoded by the exons GAGATTGTTTTGGTAGAGGGAAGCCGTGTGTTTGAGTCATGGAAAACCCCTCCCCCTCCTGTCTACATGgagtttttcttcttcaatGTGACCAATGTGAAAGAGTTCTTAGAAGGAGCCAAGCCAGAGGTCAAGCAGGTTGGACCCTACACATACAG GGAGTACAGGTATAAGGACAATGTGAGCATGTTGGAAAATAATACGAAGGTGTCTGCATACAACACCAAAAGCTTTGTGTTCCTGAGAGAGAAGTCTGTGGGTGACCCAGCTGTGGATAACATCACCACTGTCAACATCCCTGCTTGG GCTGTAATGACCAAGGTGAAAGGGAGTTTCTGGAAGTCGTCCATGGTATCCATCTGGATGAACTCTTTTGGTAGTGGTCTCTTCACTACTCGCACTGTGGATGAATTGCTGTGGGGATATGAAGATCCCTTGCTGGCCCGTGTCGCTTCCTCCAATCCTGAGGTGGAAACGGTCTTTGGCCTCATGTACAAG AAAAATGGAAGTAACGATGGAGAATTTGTCTACCACACTGGGGAGCAGAACTATATGGATTATGGCCGCGTCGAAACATGGAAAGGCCAAAG CCAGCTGACCTTCTGGACATCTAACCAAAGCAACAGCATCAATGGATCAGATGGAAGTGCTTTCCATCCTCTGCTGAACAAGAATGAACGCATTTACATCTTCACTCCAGACCTCTGCAG GTCGATCTACATGGAGTTTGAGAAAGATGTAGCGGTGAAAGGAATCCCAGCCTACCGTTTCACACCACCACGCTCTGTTTTAGCCAGCAAAGAGGAGAACCCGGCGAATGAGGGTTTCTGTGTCCGCCCAGAAGAGTGCCTGGGAACTGGCCTTCTTAAAGTCAGTCCCTGTCGGAGAG GTGCCCCAGTGGTCGCCTCCTTTCCTCATTTCTACCTGGCAGATTCTAAATATGTGGCTGCCATTGAAGGATTGTCCCCTCAAAGAAAGCATCACCAAACATTCCTAGACCTTAACCCG ACCACTGGAGTGATTGTACGTGCAAACAAGAGAGCACAGGTAAACGTCTTGCTCAGCAGAATTCCTGGATTCCC GAAAACTAGAGGGCTGAATGACACAATCTTTCCCGTTATGTTCCTTAATGAG AGTGTGGTGATTGATGATGCATCTGCAGCAAGAGTACACAAGCTGCTGCTGATTGTCACTGTAGTGTCTAACTTCCCGCTTATTATTGTGGGACTGGGTGGCATTATGCTCTTAGTCCTCATCATCCTTCTGGTCCAGGCCCGCAAACAGAAG ACCTCCACTGAAGAGGACACTTCTTACTCTCCAGTCAGTGACAAGGAAAAGGAAGACCCTCAAAATGGAACCTATATTGGTTTGACACCTAAAGTTGACCCACAAGCTTGA
- the scarb2b gene encoding lysosome membrane protein 2 isoform X4, protein MTRRPCAMYAVGITCAVLLVVGIGLVVAQVFRTLIHNRLKKEIVLVEGSRVFESWKTPPPPVYMEFFFFNVTNVKEFLEGAKPEVKQVGPYTYREYRYKDNVSMLENNTKVSAYNTKSFVFLREKSVGDPAVDNITTVNIPAWAVMTKVKGSFWKSSMVSIWMNSFGSGLFTTRTVDELLWGYEDPLLARVASSNPEVETVFGLMYKKNGSNDGEFVYHTGEQNYMDYGRVETWKGQSQLTFWTSNQSNSINGSDGSAFHPLLNKNERIYIFTPDLCRSIYMEFEKDVAVKGIPAYRFTPPRSVLASKEENPANEGFCVRPEECLGTGLLKVSPCRRGAPVVASFPHFYLADSKYVAAIEGLSPQRKHHQTFLDLNPTTGVIVRANKRAQVNVLLSRIPGFPKTRGLNDTIFPVMFLNETSTEEDTSYSPVSDKEKEDPQNGTYIGLTPKVDPQA, encoded by the exons GAGATTGTTTTGGTAGAGGGAAGCCGTGTGTTTGAGTCATGGAAAACCCCTCCCCCTCCTGTCTACATGgagtttttcttcttcaatGTGACCAATGTGAAAGAGTTCTTAGAAGGAGCCAAGCCAGAGGTCAAGCAGGTTGGACCCTACACATACAG GGAGTACAGGTATAAGGACAATGTGAGCATGTTGGAAAATAATACGAAGGTGTCTGCATACAACACCAAAAGCTTTGTGTTCCTGAGAGAGAAGTCTGTGGGTGACCCAGCTGTGGATAACATCACCACTGTCAACATCCCTGCTTGG GCTGTAATGACCAAGGTGAAAGGGAGTTTCTGGAAGTCGTCCATGGTATCCATCTGGATGAACTCTTTTGGTAGTGGTCTCTTCACTACTCGCACTGTGGATGAATTGCTGTGGGGATATGAAGATCCCTTGCTGGCCCGTGTCGCTTCCTCCAATCCTGAGGTGGAAACGGTCTTTGGCCTCATGTACAAG AAAAATGGAAGTAACGATGGAGAATTTGTCTACCACACTGGGGAGCAGAACTATATGGATTATGGCCGCGTCGAAACATGGAAAGGCCAAAG CCAGCTGACCTTCTGGACATCTAACCAAAGCAACAGCATCAATGGATCAGATGGAAGTGCTTTCCATCCTCTGCTGAACAAGAATGAACGCATTTACATCTTCACTCCAGACCTCTGCAG GTCGATCTACATGGAGTTTGAGAAAGATGTAGCGGTGAAAGGAATCCCAGCCTACCGTTTCACACCACCACGCTCTGTTTTAGCCAGCAAAGAGGAGAACCCGGCGAATGAGGGTTTCTGTGTCCGCCCAGAAGAGTGCCTGGGAACTGGCCTTCTTAAAGTCAGTCCCTGTCGGAGAG GTGCCCCAGTGGTCGCCTCCTTTCCTCATTTCTACCTGGCAGATTCTAAATATGTGGCTGCCATTGAAGGATTGTCCCCTCAAAGAAAGCATCACCAAACATTCCTAGACCTTAACCCG ACCACTGGAGTGATTGTACGTGCAAACAAGAGAGCACAGGTAAACGTCTTGCTCAGCAGAATTCCTGGATTCCC GAAAACTAGAGGGCTGAATGACACAATCTTTCCCGTTATGTTCCTTAATGAG ACCTCCACTGAAGAGGACACTTCTTACTCTCCAGTCAGTGACAAGGAAAAGGAAGACCCTCAAAATGGAACCTATATTGGTTTGACACCTAAAGTTGACCCACAAGCTTGA
- the scarb2b gene encoding lysosome membrane protein 2 isoform X3, producing the protein MTRRPCAMYAVGITCAVLLVVGIGLVVAQVFRTLIHNRLKKEIVLVEGSRVFESWKTPPPPVYMEFFFFNVTNVKEFLEGAKPEVKQVGPYTYREYRYKDNVSMLENNTKVSAYNTKSFVFLREKSVGDPAVDNITTVNIPAWAVMTKVKGSFWKSSMVSIWMNSFGSGLFTTRTVDELLWGYEDPLLARVASSNPEVETVFGLMYKKNGSNDGEFVYHTGEQNYMDYGRVETWKGQSQLTFWTSNQSNSINGSDGSAFHPLLNKNERIYIFTPDLCRSIYMEFEKDVAVKGIPAYRFTPPRSVLASKEENPANEGFCVRPEECLGTGLLKVSPCRRGAPVVASFPHFYLADSKYVAAIEGLSPQRKHHQTFLDLNPTTGVIVRANKRAQVNVLLSRIPGFPKTRGLNDTIFPVMFLNESVVIDDASAARVHKLLLIVTVVSNFPLIIVGLGGIMLLVLIILLVQARKQKNEVKHIVFTKALYAYAVR; encoded by the exons GAGATTGTTTTGGTAGAGGGAAGCCGTGTGTTTGAGTCATGGAAAACCCCTCCCCCTCCTGTCTACATGgagtttttcttcttcaatGTGACCAATGTGAAAGAGTTCTTAGAAGGAGCCAAGCCAGAGGTCAAGCAGGTTGGACCCTACACATACAG GGAGTACAGGTATAAGGACAATGTGAGCATGTTGGAAAATAATACGAAGGTGTCTGCATACAACACCAAAAGCTTTGTGTTCCTGAGAGAGAAGTCTGTGGGTGACCCAGCTGTGGATAACATCACCACTGTCAACATCCCTGCTTGG GCTGTAATGACCAAGGTGAAAGGGAGTTTCTGGAAGTCGTCCATGGTATCCATCTGGATGAACTCTTTTGGTAGTGGTCTCTTCACTACTCGCACTGTGGATGAATTGCTGTGGGGATATGAAGATCCCTTGCTGGCCCGTGTCGCTTCCTCCAATCCTGAGGTGGAAACGGTCTTTGGCCTCATGTACAAG AAAAATGGAAGTAACGATGGAGAATTTGTCTACCACACTGGGGAGCAGAACTATATGGATTATGGCCGCGTCGAAACATGGAAAGGCCAAAG CCAGCTGACCTTCTGGACATCTAACCAAAGCAACAGCATCAATGGATCAGATGGAAGTGCTTTCCATCCTCTGCTGAACAAGAATGAACGCATTTACATCTTCACTCCAGACCTCTGCAG GTCGATCTACATGGAGTTTGAGAAAGATGTAGCGGTGAAAGGAATCCCAGCCTACCGTTTCACACCACCACGCTCTGTTTTAGCCAGCAAAGAGGAGAACCCGGCGAATGAGGGTTTCTGTGTCCGCCCAGAAGAGTGCCTGGGAACTGGCCTTCTTAAAGTCAGTCCCTGTCGGAGAG GTGCCCCAGTGGTCGCCTCCTTTCCTCATTTCTACCTGGCAGATTCTAAATATGTGGCTGCCATTGAAGGATTGTCCCCTCAAAGAAAGCATCACCAAACATTCCTAGACCTTAACCCG ACCACTGGAGTGATTGTACGTGCAAACAAGAGAGCACAGGTAAACGTCTTGCTCAGCAGAATTCCTGGATTCCC GAAAACTAGAGGGCTGAATGACACAATCTTTCCCGTTATGTTCCTTAATGAG AGTGTGGTGATTGATGATGCATCTGCAGCAAGAGTACACAAGCTGCTGCTGATTGTCACTGTAGTGTCTAACTTCCCGCTTATTATTGTGGGACTGGGTGGCATTATGCTCTTAGTCCTCATCATCCTTCTGGTCCAGGCCCGCAAACAGAAG AATGAAGTTAAGCACATTGTGTTTACCAAGGCTCTCTATGCT TATGCAGTTAGATGA